CTGACGCAACTTAATCTTTTGAAAGTCAGATTCATTGGCGCGATAGGTTGACTCGGTCCATGAGCCGGAATCGGCATAGTCATAGAACATCTTGGGGGTGCGTTTTTGATGGAGGACCCGCAAGTCTTCTATATTGGTAATGATTGCCACAATGTATCCTTCGGTTTGATGCTATTTTGCTAAGACAAAAGCTTAATTTAAGCTCTATCTTAGCAATACCGGGGATTTGTTTCTACAATGCTAGGGTATCCCTTGCTTGGGGACCCCAAATAACTGCTTCCCCAATAAGTCGCTGAATGCAACAACTCAATTTCGCCACCATTTTCTATTTGCTGACTGCCACAGCTTTATGGGCGGGCAATGCAATTGCTGGGCGCGTATTGGTGGGCAGTATCTCTCCCATTACTCTGAGCGCGGTTCGTTGGGGCTTAGCGGCATTACTTTTGCTTCCCTTAGGTTGGCGCGTATTTAAGCCGGGAAGTGCCTTGTGGCAAAACAAGAAACGCTTCCTGCTTTTGGGTTTATTTGGAGTAGGTAGTTACAACGTACTCTTATATCTCGCTCTTCAAACATCTACTGCGATTAACGTCACCTTGATTGGTGCAAGCATGCCCATCTGGATGCTATTTATTGGCGCTGTGTTTTATCAAGTCAAGCCGAGCATTTTGCAAATGATTGGCGCAGTCGTGAGTTTGCTTGGCGTAGGAATCGTTCTTACCCGTGGCGATCTAGCGGCTTTGCTGTCTATGCAAATGGTAGTTGGCGATCTATTGATTATGTTGGCCACCATCTTATGGGCTTTCTATAGTTGGATGCTAAGTCGCCCTGGTGCTAGTACAGAGCGTCAATGGCCATGGGCTGAATTTTTAATGGCGCAAGTAACTGTAGGTCTTCTGTGGACTGGATTTTTTGATGGTTTTGAAATTGCGGCTGGACATGCTTTCATAGAGCTCAATTGGTGGACTGCCTCTTTGATTGTGTTTGTGGCAGTGGGCCCCTCCTTGATTGCTTATCGCTGCTGGGGTCTTGGTGTTAATGGGGCGGGGCCTACGGTTGCAGCCTTTTTTGCTAATTTCATACCTTTATTTACTGCGCTCCTATCAGCTGCGATGCTAGGTGAGCCACCTCAACTTTTCCATGGCCTCGCTTTTGCATTAATTGTTGCTGGCATCGCTATTTCTTCTAAAACAGCCAAATAGGTTTAAAAAACCAGCAAAAATGCCCTTTTAAACAGGGTTTTTGGGTCTATCCCCCGAAAAAGTCTTAAATCAGTATCATTTAGGGCTAATCACTGAAATCCCTAGGAAATTACTATGCCAGGCTTACTCCCCAACGTTGATCCAGATGGTTTGTTGGAGTTCTCGGTTGTCTACACCGACCGCTCTTTAAATCACATGTCTGAAGAGTTCAAACGCGTCATGGTGGATATCTCCAGCGTGTTGAAAGATGCTTACAACGCTAGCTCTGCAGTCATCGTTCCTGGTAGCGGTACTTTTGGTATGGAGGCAGTTGCTCGTCAGTTCGCTAACAATCAAAAATGCTTAGTCTTGCGCAATGGTTGGTTTAGCTATCGCTGGACTCAGATTTTTGATCTAGCCAATATCACTGGTGATGTGACTGTTCTTAAAGGACATCAATTAGAAGATTCAGCTCAGGGCGTATTCGCACCAGCGCCGATTGAAGAGGTTGTTGCTTTCATTAAGAAAGAAAAGCCTGCGGTGGTATTTGCGCCTCACGTAGAAACTTCAGCCGGCATTATCTTGCCTGATGATTACCTCAAGGCAGTTGGTGAAGCAGTGCGCTCCGTAAATGGCTTATTTGTATTGGACTGCATCGCATCTGGTGCGATGTGGGTGGACATGAAGGCCTGCAATGTGGATGTATTAATCACTGCGCCACAAAAAGGCTGGAGTAGTTCCCCATGCTGCGCATTGATCGCGCTAGGTGATCGCGCTCGTGAGCGCATCGATGCAACTCAAAGCAGTAGTTTTTCTATGGATCTGAAGAAGTGGCTGCAGATCATGGAAGCCTACGAAAAAGGTGGTCATGTGTATCACACAACCATGCCAACTGATGCGCTGAAGATTTTGCGCAACGTCATGAAAGAAACTCAATCACTTGGATTTGCAGCATTGAA
The window above is part of the Polynucleobacter sp. AP-Kolm-20A-A1 genome. Proteins encoded here:
- a CDS encoding DMT family transporter produces the protein MQQLNFATIFYLLTATALWAGNAIAGRVLVGSISPITLSAVRWGLAALLLLPLGWRVFKPGSALWQNKKRFLLLGLFGVGSYNVLLYLALQTSTAINVTLIGASMPIWMLFIGAVFYQVKPSILQMIGAVVSLLGVGIVLTRGDLAALLSMQMVVGDLLIMLATILWAFYSWMLSRPGASTERQWPWAEFLMAQVTVGLLWTGFFDGFEIAAGHAFIELNWWTASLIVFVAVGPSLIAYRCWGLGVNGAGPTVAAFFANFIPLFTALLSAAMLGEPPQLFHGLAFALIVAGIAISSKTAK
- a CDS encoding aminotransferase class V-fold PLP-dependent enzyme, which translates into the protein MPGLLPNVDPDGLLEFSVVYTDRSLNHMSEEFKRVMVDISSVLKDAYNASSAVIVPGSGTFGMEAVARQFANNQKCLVLRNGWFSYRWTQIFDLANITGDVTVLKGHQLEDSAQGVFAPAPIEEVVAFIKKEKPAVVFAPHVETSAGIILPDDYLKAVGEAVRSVNGLFVLDCIASGAMWVDMKACNVDVLITAPQKGWSSSPCCALIALGDRARERIDATQSSSFSMDLKKWLQIMEAYEKGGHVYHTTMPTDALKILRNVMKETQSLGFAALKAKQIELGTKVRDLLVSKGYSSVSAKGFQAPGVVVSYTKDPDIQSGKKFIALGLQTAAGVPLQCDERPDFRTFRIGLFGLEKLAHVDRTVGHLATALEKITETEAQPA